Genomic window (Candidatus Hydrogenedentota bacterium):
AAGCGATGGCGGGGAAGAGCGCATTACGGCGGTTTTCCACGAGAAATTCTTTGTGCAGGATATGTGATGAGTAATCCGGATACGCGCACAACACGCGAGCATACGTTCGAAGAGATCGTTCCACGCACGGGACTGCCGCAAAGGCGTCTCGTGATAGACGATTTGAAATCGGTGAAGCTTTTAATCTCCGCGGATTTGGGTACATGCAAGATGCTCGTACGCGAAGTGCTGGATTTGAAGCGCGGCTCAGTCGTCCAACTCAACAAGCTCGCGG
Coding sequences:
- a CDS encoding FliM/FliN family flagellar motor switch protein, coding for MSNPDTRTTREHTFEEIVPRTGLPQRRLVIDDLKSVKLLISADLGTCKMLVREVLDLKRGSVVQLNKLAGEMTDIYLNSLPLARGEVVVIGDSLHVRVGELVGQEKTDDATLSDTMNEEA